The following is a genomic window from Pectobacterium carotovorum.
CACGATTTTTGTGCAATTCTTTCCGCTTTATATTCTGCCGGTGATTATTGCTGGTGTAGGTTATCTGGTGCTGCGCTTGTTAGGGCTACCAGTTTGAGTGACGGTCTGGCGCAATCGCTGCGCCAGACACGGTATCCTTCTCACCTTAGCTCAAACTTCTTCTCGTAGAACAACGGCCTTTCACTAAATTAAAAGCTGCCGCTCAATGAGCTGCTGCGCCTCAACGATGTGTTTACCGCCGAAAAGATTGGCGCGGTTAAGCAGATAATAAATCTGGTAAATAGGCTGACGATCGATAAAGCCTTTATCCAGCGGCCACACGCTCTGGTAGCCATCATAAATCTGTGCGGGCAGGGCCGGATAACGTGGCAGCATCGCTAAGTCGCATTCTCTGTCTCCCCAATAGCAGGCCGGATCGAACAGATAAGCGCCATCCTGACTATTCGCACAGTTATCTGGCCACAGGTCACCGTGCAAGAGCGATGGCTGAGGCTGATGCCCCGCCAAACGTTCCTCAACGCGTGCGATCAGCGTTTCAATGTGACCAAAGTGCATCCCTTTTTCCGCTGCCAACTGTAACTGCCACCCAATACGCTGTTCGGCAAAAAAGGTCGCCCAGCGCCGCTGCCAACTGTTTGGCTGAGGCGTTGTTGAGAGATCATTGTCGAAATCCAGCCCAAACTGCGGCTGATCGCTCCACTGGTGCAGACGAGCTAACTGTTCGCCCAGACACCAGGCACTGTGGGCATCCAACGGTTTAACGGGCAGGAATTGCAGAAGCAGGAAGCTGTGATCGCGTGAACTACCGACACCGTAGACGGCTGGCACTCGTACGGTATTGCTACGGCTCAGCAGGTGAAGTTGATCGGCTTCAGCAGTGAATTTGGCCAGCATTTCACGACTATCGCATTTCACGAAGACGTCATGCTCGCCGTAACGGACATACCAGGCTGGATGTATTTCACCGCCGGACAATTCGCGATGTTCCTGAATATCCGCAGTACCGTGATGCTCTTCCAAAAGTCGGCTGATAGCTTGCCACATAAGGTCATCCTCCCGTTGATGTTGCCCGATACCCTGCTATTCACTGGGGTGATTCGCTTACGGTAACCCATTGAGCGCAATAAAAATGGAATCTACAGCACAGTGATAACCGATAGACGGTGATAGCGAGAAACAAGTATAGCCGGAATTAAAAATAACGGAGTTAGGATGACGCTCAATCCGCAGGATGAAGACGTGGAATAGGCATAAGTGACGTAACCGGCGGTGGCTTTCCGGTTACGTCATGCTAAGAGACCTGTGGCGTGTGGGGATTACAGCGCGTCGCTGGCAACCTGAGATGCCGCCTGACGACGTAGTTTAAGCTGGTGGTACGTCAGCGCCAGCGTAAAGAACAGGGCCTGAACAATAACGATACAAGGGCCAGTCGCGCCATCGATATAGAAACTGATCAAGGTGCCAGCAATACAGGAAATGACAGAAACCAGCGTAGCGACGAGCACCATATGTTCAAAGCGCTTACAGACCATGAAGGCAATGATGCCCGGCGCAATCAGCATCGCAATCACCAGAATAACGCCGACGGCCTGTAGTGACGCGACGATGGTCATTGCCAGCAGGCTCAGCAATCCGTAGTGCAGCAACTTAACGGGCAGACCAATGACGCGGGCATGGTTGGGATCGAAGCAGTACAGCATGAAATCTCGCCGTTTTAACAACATGATGGCTAACGTTACCCCGGCAATCAGTAAGATTTGCGTCAGCTCTTGCTGGGTGATGCCCAGCACGTTACCAAACAGAATGTGGTTCAGGTGCTGATCGGTATCGATGCGTGCAAACATGACGAGCCCCAGCGCAAACATACCGGAAAAGATGATCCCCATTACCGTATCTTCTTTGACCCGGCTGTGCTCTTTCACGTATCCCGTTGCTACCGCACAAAAAATACCGGAAACGAAAGCCCCGATGACCAGCGGAATCCCCAATAAAAACGCGACAACGATACCGGGCAACACGGCATGGGAAATGGCATCACCCATTAGCGACCAGCCTTTCAGCACCAGATAGCACGACAGGACCGCGCAGACCGTACCGGTGACGACAGCGGCGAGTAGCGCACGCTGCATGAATGGATAGGACAGGGGATCGAGTAACCAGCTCATTAGCGTCATAACGCATCTCCTGATTGATCGCGTAACCGCAGGCGGCGCGATGCCAGCAACCCATGCTTGGGTGCAAAGACAAACGCCAACAGGAAGACGACGGTTTGCAATGTGACAATCACGCCGCCGGTTGCGCCATCCAGGAAAAAGCTCAGATACGCGCCTACAGCACTGGTAATTGCGCCCAGTGCAATAGAAATCACAACCAGACGACCAAACCGGTCGGTGAGCAAATAAGC
Proteins encoded in this region:
- a CDS encoding fructosamine kinase family protein, which translates into the protein MWQAISRLLEEHHGTADIQEHRELSGGEIHPAWYVRYGEHDVFVKCDSREMLAKFTAEADQLHLLSRSNTVRVPAVYGVGSSRDHSFLLLQFLPVKPLDAHSAWCLGEQLARLHQWSDQPQFGLDFDNDLSTTPQPNSWQRRWATFFAEQRIGWQLQLAAEKGMHFGHIETLIARVEERLAGHQPQPSLLHGDLWPDNCANSQDGAYLFDPACYWGDRECDLAMLPRYPALPAQIYDGYQSVWPLDKGFIDRQPIYQIYYLLNRANLFGGKHIVEAQQLIERQLLI
- a CDS encoding metal ABC transporter permease — its product is MTLMSWLLDPLSYPFMQRALLAAVVTGTVCAVLSCYLVLKGWSLMGDAISHAVLPGIVVAFLLGIPLVIGAFVSGIFCAVATGYVKEHSRVKEDTVMGIIFSGMFALGLVMFARIDTDQHLNHILFGNVLGITQQELTQILLIAGVTLAIMLLKRRDFMLYCFDPNHARVIGLPVKLLHYGLLSLLAMTIVASLQAVGVILVIAMLIAPGIIAFMVCKRFEHMVLVATLVSVISCIAGTLISFYIDGATGPCIVIVQALFFTLALTYHQLKLRRQAASQVASDAL